tttggtatttatatgaggtgatagatgttaatTAAACTTACACTAAtcgttttgcaatatatatacatcaagtcattatgctgtacaccttaatcTTGTACAGCACTATGtcaaatatttctctaaaaaactgcaagaaaaaaagatgtatttgtgTAAAACAGCTTTACTTACCTTAAGCTACCATGTTCAATTCACTTGTGAAAACCAATAAACCTACCTTTAGGATGCCAGTAGAGATGGGTATTGGCAACACATATCTTTTTAGAAGAGTCCTTTGTAGACTGAAGAACAGAAACCTAAAATAAAGTGCCAGAGTTCAGTTGCTATTTGcccatctgaatttttttttaagactgtatGACAGATTGACATTTTATTCCATATCCTTCCCTACTGATGACATATGATCgaaattattaaatttaacttttaatttttagaatatacaTGAATAGGACTTGGTGTAACACACTTTAATAATAGTCTAACATATAGAGGTAGCatgaaaagaatacattttaggTGATAACGCTAAGGTTGCAGACTGGTTTTGAGTGGGTGAGTGCAGGGTTTGGAGTCAGGCTAGGTTTGAATACTAACTACCATTTACAGCAGTGTGACCTGCAGAGAGTCCACacgttttttttcccccctaaatcaGCTTCATCATTAGTAAAAAACGGACAGTATTTACCTCAAGGAGGGCAATTGTGTGGACTCAGATGAGCTTACTCAGAGGTGCATGaagcacagtaggtgctcaaaaaatggtTGCTATTATTCTTAGTATGAACAAAACCAATTACCTAAAAATTCTGGACAGAGTTTTagaatattatctataaaatgggaacagaaGGATTACTATGAGCCAAAATTCAAATAATAGCGAATATTTATGTAGCACTTTGTAAAGCATGCCAGCCacctaaattttctttaaaatgtgtcatAATAGTGCTTGGCAAGTAGTAAgaaaatattagctattactatttttcttgtatttagcTAAACACACTAAATTGTAAGCACTATGAAAAGTTCCTGTTTGTCTTCTTCAAGGCAGCCTGTATTTTGTCTGGTGCACTACAGGTACTCAAGAATtatttgctcaataaatggatgaattaataaggaaggaaagaaggataaACTATGTGCTGAAGATGCAAGAGCAAACACATTTCAGTAAAATCTGAACTGTTTTCGTCTCAATTATAAGCACCATCCGTCCAACCCCCCGCCGCTCCCCTTCCAGGGCCCTAAAAATGGACGAGTATGTAAGGAGACTGGCGGATTTACTTTACCTGAAGGACAGAAGATCTCTGGAACACCCTCTCTTGCGCTGATGGGTACAGAACTAGTTTCTCCAGCAGTTCTTTGTGAAGTGGGTCGGACTGCAGGGCTTCATGAAAAGCAATGTCATGCTGGCTAAGGAGGCTGAACTTAGACTTTCGGTAGAAAGTGGCCAGGCCTTCGTGCTGCTTGATTCGAAACACGCCCTCCAACCCAAAGGCCTCGAGGGCTGGCACCAAGCTGTCTGTAAACACGTTGCGGTCAACTTCCTGTAAACAGATGAGGTCGGCGTTGTAGCCCGTTAGTTCCTTTTGGATAAGGTTCTGGCGGTAGTCGAGTTCCAGGGCGTAAGGGGCACAGTACGGGTACAGGACTGTCCGCGAGAACTCAGTCTGGGCGTAGGTGTCGGCCAGGATGTTGTAAGAGACAGTGCGGATGAGAGAGTCGTCCGTTACCTTCTTGGTGTAGAGATGCCGGTGGTCAAAGGTGCAGGTGCCGGGCCCGGCCTCCACTGGACACACACTTTCCAACTCCCGGCTTGGGCCGAAGCGCTGCCCATTGCCTGGGGTGCAATGAAGCTTGAGCCGTAGCCCGATGTCAGCATTGGACGGGGTGTAGACGCGCTCGTCCACACCAGTCTCAGTCCAACCGTGAGAAGGCGAAGTGCGAGACAATGACGAGGGGCCTCCGCTCTCTGGCTCCGCTGTTCTGGGTTTGGTTTCCTTGTACCAGCGGAAGAGGGAGCCGGTAGGATCCCCAAACTCGACGCCGAGCTTGGGGCACACTGGGAAGCCGGCCATGATGTAGCGCGGCAACTGCAGCTCAGTGAAGGCTGGCGGGTTGCGTTCCACCTTGTACTTGACATCCCCGATCTGCAGCACAGCACCGTCCTGCCAGGCGTCCACATTGAGCACGTCTTCAGCCACTGCCTCCTCCCGGTAGTACAGCTTCACCACAGGTTCGCTGGCCGCAGCCGGCTCGGGCCCAGGCCCCGCACAGGCCCCGCCACCACTTGCGTTTGGCCGGTTCTTTTTGCTCTTCTTGACGGCAGCTGCCTTAGCGTGGCCTTTGAGGGCATTGGTAGCGATCCGGTTGAGAGCCCGACCCAGCGGCTCGCTCTGGTCGCGCTGCATGTTCTTGTGGCTGCCGTCAGCCAGCGCGAACGACAGGCTTAGCTTAGGCTCCGAGGGCACACAGCGCACTACAGCGCGCTCCATCGCGCCCGCCGCGGTCTCAGTTGCCGCCTCGGCCCGACTGTGCCGCTCCACCGCCGTGCGGACCCCACGAAGCGCGGCGCGGGCGCCTGGGAGCCTCCACATGAACCTGGTGGCCCAGAGGCTGACGAGACCGGCAGCAGAACGGCCGCTTAGCGTCAGGtagagacagagaagcagcagccgCCGGTTCCGGGACCCATTGAGTCCGGCAACTTCCGGCCGGCGAGGAGAGGGTGCACGGTACTCCAGCGTGCACTTTCGTCAGGCCCGTCACCTGCTCCTTTTTCCCATAGCCATGTCTGTCTGTAATCCCTCCcagcttaatttttatattcaactCAAGTAATCAGGCGGGAAAAgtgaagaaagtagaaaatatagAAGTTCCAGAGGGAAATATTAGACTACATGGTTTTAACGAAAATGCAGTTAGCGGGAGGAAGAGTAGGTGCGCTCAAACCGGAAGTGGCTGAGGCAGTGTCAAGGGTTTCGCTTCCCCGAAAGAGGCCTGCCCCTTGCCTGGATTCTAGCCACCTGCTTTCTCGCGCCGCTTTGGGTGCCCTGCGCGAGTTCGTAGGGAACTCCACCCAGTTTGCTAGCTTGGGTTCGGGCGTGAAAGTGTTGTTCAGTTCCTCTTCACAAGATTCCTGACGCTGCTTGCCCTCTTCTGAGGTGTGGTGGGTTCGCCTCAGGCCAGCCAGCGCCGAGCGCGGAGCGGAACCTTTGTGGTAGTTAATAACAACTAACGATATATAATAACTCCCATTTAGTGAGCGAAGACTGCTAAAAATGTCTTGTACAGATGTGAGGTCCAGAGAGAGTGTTACCTGCTCAAGGCCAGacattgctgaatgaatgacaggATACAGAATAGCCAGTGGGtaagaggaaatgaaaagtgttgcttctttgaaaacaaagaaaagtgaagaaCGTATTTCAAGAAAGAGTGCTTTTGTGTTAAGtgtaattaatattttgtgattaactgaaggaaaaaaagaccccTAAGATTCAAAGAACAAATTGAGAAGTGGCTTCTCGCGACAAATGATTTATTTGTGTTCACTCTCCCTTATCCTACAACTGTACTGTTTATTGGGTATTTAATAAGAAGCCATACCTTTCCCCCTGGCTTACAATGAGGAAAATAAGCCTTTTCTAAAAGAAGGATGatttggtggtgggggtggtatttaggtttatttatttttagaggaggtactggggattgaactcaggtcCTCCAACATGCTAagcttgcgctctaccacttgggctataccctccccctaaaggATGAATTTTGCAGtcatttgaaatttatattcCTGTCCTCCACTCTCCCTACACAGTGAACATTTAACAAGCCGACTGCATGCtgatgacatatatatatgtaatctgTGGCTACAGTGTAGGAATAAAAATCATTACATTATGTCAATTGACTGAcctaagaaaggaagaaaataaggttCAGCACTCCAGTTTATAGTGTCACATTAGCAAACATAATTTTTGCTATGGCATTTTTCTTATGCACAGCATTTTCATTCATGTAACTTTGCAGAACTCAATCAATTTTAAGTCAGCCTacttaaagaaagataaaagccCTGTGAGAAAATGACTTTCTTTCAAGTAAGCTGATTTAACTCTAGCAGAGTCTTAATCCTGGTTTTGAGACAGATGCCTTGAAATGTActttcttttaggttttttaatatatatatttaaattttttttagagagTAAAACATATTCATAGTGAAGAAAAGTAATCTTCCCACCCTTGACTCCTATGCATACACAAACATTTATGAATTTATAgccctccccccactttttttgcacaaatggaaatgtaatGTACCCCTGGTTCAGTACCCTTCTCTTTTCACtatcttttgtcagttttttcaAGAGAAAGTGTCTGTGGTTGTTCCAAAAGTGTCACAACTTCTCATAGAAAGTTTAATTTGAACTCAACAGActtgaaaataagacaaaataaattgtatatttgAAGCTATATTTTATGAGGCTAAATTGTagcataattatatatataaattatattcattataattatataattaaaatttgagaTTGTAAGTCTGAACCAATAATACACTTTCCCTGATACCAAAAGGAGAAGCGgctaatagaaataattttattcatccattctcaGTTCATACCAAGAAACACAAGCTAACTTTCACTAAGCAAAAGTTAAGAGTTGATGGAGTTATTCTTGTTACTTATACATATATCTGCAGAGATTAGTGTGTGAAGATTAATTTCTTATAATTACCATTGTTTGGTTAGTAACACTGGCAGTTAACAGCATAGATCACTAATGTACCTctatcttttctaatttaaagtCAACATGAAGCTATAGCACTCAGAAATTTTGAGTAGTACCTGCTGATAGCACTTCAGGGTAATCTACTTCCTCATACattcaaattttaataatttccatttgctttttatttaagggaccaacctctttttaaaaattatttcttttaaaattaatttttttttccagttttattgagatataattgacatataacattgtattagccAAGATGTACAACATatttgatatatgtgtgtattgcCAAATGATtcccacagtaagtttagttaatatcctTTACCTCACACAgttaacaattttcttttcttgtgatgagaacttttaagatttagcaactttcatatatacAATTCAGTATTGTTAGctgtagtcatcatgctgtacattacatccttggaACTTGTTTAtgttataactggaagtttttaccTTTTTGAACACTATCACACATTTCCTGCAATTCTTCCCAacagtctgttttctgtatctatggattaaattttttttagattccatatataatggagatcatacagtatttgtctttgacttatttcacttagcgtaatgccctcaaggtccatccgtgttgtcacaaatggcaggatttccttcttttttatggttgaatactattccactatatatctatatttatatttacaactATATCATATCTATatgtatctcacattttctttattcatttatccatgaATGGACACtttcatttaggttgtttcaatgtcTCAGCTGTTGTAATTAATGTTGCACTGAACatgaggcttatgcaggtttcctggcaggaggaattggtgcctgcccactgctgggtggagcttggtcctAGTCTTCTAGTGGGTAGGACCCTGTCTAAGGACATGTCTAGAGATTGTGGCTTAGgatgtctgctgatgggtggggctgtgttcccacccagtatgttgtttggccaccagcttttatgtccactggatgagccacagccaccccctacctcccctggagaccctccaaaaccagcaggcaggtctggcccaggttcctatgagaTCACTGCCTGTGCCCTTGGACCCAGTATGAGCAAGATTCTGTGTGCGCTTCCCAAGAGAGtaaagtctctgtttcccccagtcctgtggggctcctggagctcagacttgctggccttcaaaaccagatattctggggtctcctcctcccaatgtcAGAACCCTGGGCTGAGGAGCCtcatgtggggctcagaactctcactcctgtgggaggcctctgcaacttaatgattcttcagcttgtgggccGCCCACCCTGGGGGTATAGGGCCTGATTATATCACGAGCACAtcccctcctactgtcctgctgtggttccttctttatgtttccagttgaagatcttttttgctaggttccagtcttttttttcaatggttgtttagcagtcagttgtggttttgttgtagttgtgaAGAGAGAagagctcatggtcctactactctgccatcttgaccagaaatcccagaatataaagaacttttacagtGCAGTGATAGAAAGCTGAATAATCCAACTTAAAAGtggataaaagatttaaatagacagTTATCAAAAAAGAAGATATGTTAATAgataataagcacatgaaaagatattcattGTTATTTGTATTTAGAGAAACGCAAAGTAAAGccgcaatgagataccactatatgCCCATTAGAATagctgtaataaaaaagataGGCAATACCAAgtcttggcaaggatgtggagaaattggaacccttctATTTTGCTTGAAGGAATGTAAAATCTTCTAGccactggaaaacagtttgacagtttcttagaaGGTTAAACAGACTTATCATTCATCCCAGCAGTTCCCACCATGTAATGTATGTTTATCCAAAGAATTGTACCtgaatgttcattgcagtattattcataataaccccaaactggagGCCATCCGTATGTCCATCAActagtgaataaataaaacaaatgtgatATATTCATGTAATGGAAGACTATttatcaacaaaaagaaatgaacttctgTTACATACTACAAATGGCTGAACCTCAAACACATcattaactgaaagaagccagacataaaaaactctatatgattccatttatatgaaattttcagTAATTGTAAGCCTATAGGGACTAAaagcaaatcagtggttgcctagggctggaggTAGGAGTAGGGTTAGACTGCATATGAGCTCAGGGGAACTTTTTGCAGTGATGGAGATGTTTTAGAACTGGATCTTGGTAATGGTTACACAACtgtataaatttactaaaaattcattgaactgtatactttGAAATGGTGAATTCTATAGTATGTACATTATACctataaaaactgtaaaaaagaTGTACATTGTATTAGGTTAATGAAGGAAGCAGAACCAGTAGATTATACATATCCCCTATATGtatgcatccatatatatgtatatatgtacacttCATTATAGGGAATTGACTTATGCAACTGTGGAGGCTGGTTAAGCAGGTCCAAGATCTGTAGGGGCAGGCTGTTAGGAAGGGAAGAGCCACAGAGGGGAGAGCAATTGTAGACCTAGCTGCTGTTTGGTGTCTGACTCAGGGCATTCCCAAACTTTCTATTTAAAAGGACTTCCACTGATTGAGTTAGTCCCTCACAAATAATATTTCCCTCCATTAACATCAATTTACCAGGGGACTTGAATTACATCTGGAAAATCTCTTCATAGCAGTCCTAGATttgtgtttgattgaataactgggaGAAGGTGTGCATGACATAAAAGACTGCTGTCCTCCTTTCAGTCCTTGTAGTTTAGCCTAACCAAATTGATGTGTCAAAAAACCACACAAGTGTTTCGTTTTCTCCAGACAGATGGTTTGTTATTACAAGCTGCAAGGATGTTCAATTTGTTCATTTAGTCACCCAGATGACATTTTTTAgaggacctactgtgtgtcagacacaATAGTGTAGGCtgtattctcattaaaaaaattctttacatacTGATGGGCACATAGAAGatgctcaaatatttgttgaatgaatataccCATCATTACACCACCAGGATTTATTCATCCCCcaattttatttatgaacatGGCATTTGAGAAAGCTTTTATCTTTTAGATGGAGTATCCATTATGCAGCCTTAAATAGCAAAGTTTCACATTTCTCTCTCCATGCATACTTACAAAATTTACACaacttaacctttttttttgcCAAGAGTTTCTTGAAGGAAAAGTGCTCTCTAAACAAATAACCACATCAAGAAACAAGACAAATTGTACTTCTGATTAGTTTTAATATTTACAGGGAAGTCGTTATAGGGACACTTGAAGACTTGACCCTGCTTTGAGAGCGAGTATTTACATAAATCTGTTTTCCAGCAGATCCAAATTTCCAGTCTTGCAGTTTTCCACAATTTAAAGATCCTGATTCCCTGCCCCTTCCAAGGGAAAGTAGTTGGGGAAAGAATCTCAACCGCCACTTATTTAAGTAATGAATTATTGTTGTGACAGGTAATCCTAATCTGTTGCAGCTTCAGCAACTGCTTCTCCAGGCAACATTTACCCAGTCTTTCCGCAGCGACCGCGACAGTTTCCATGGCGACAACTTTGTTTCTGCTCGGCAGCTGACCGCCCAGCTCGGCAGGAGTCGGTAGGGTTCCGGGTGTTTCACccctcattttctccttcctttcaccACTGGAGAAGTTCACTGAACGTTTCCCTCTTAATGTGAGCAGctgggaaactgaaaataatcgGACAGGTACTTCCTTGGCCTGAGCTTTTTCTCTTCACCCCTCTCTCGGGCCAGGAGATTATGAATTGGGTGCCAGCAGAGTTAGTTTCTTCTTCAAGGCGGGAATCTCCAAATTGTGTGGGCATCCGCAGCAAATGCAGTCGATGTGACAGTTAATTGTTCagtatttatatgacattttaggTTTATTATGCATTTAGTATGCCTATTTTTGCTTGACCATAATATGGCTTTTCAGAAAGGCAGCAAAACTAACATACTATATTgatgtttgaaaatattaatgatgTAAAGTGTcagttttttgggggagaggaattatacctcaacaactggattttgtttttgtgagtTGCATCTTAGAGAAAAATTTGAACCTTCAATTTTAGAACTGTAAGAGTGTCTAGAGAGCATCCGATCCAAGATTCCTTAATTTCacccatgaggaaactgaagccttcACTCACTGGGAAGTGACTGGCTTCATTTCTTCATAGCAATGAGTGGTGGAGATCTAACAGGAATCCCTACTCATTTATCTCAACTGCCATTCTCAGAAGGAAGATCTAAAGAGGCCTAGAATTTTTGGTATTGATGTGTAAGATATGTTATGAATATATTGAGGCTAGCTTTTACAATAATGGCTTTATGGATTTTTTCTCCTCAGAGTAtagagtattttctttctttcttttctctctctttatttctttctttattttttagaatatagAGTATTTTCATCTTTAAGGGATCAAGATGTCAGATCCAAACAAAGCTGCCATTGCAGCAGAAAAGGAGGCTCTGAACTTGAAGTTACCGCCCATTGTCCGTCCCCCTGAAGACATAGGTGTTGACACACCAACACAGAGTAAGCTGCTGAGTTACAGAAGATCCAAGGAGCAGCAGAAGACAATTAATCAGTTAGTGTAAGTAGCATACTACTAAATAATCCTTCTTTGGAATGTGAATGAAATAATTAGTGTTTGTATTCTCATAAAAAGTTTTATTACGTAGGTTGTTCATGGGCAAAACACCATCTTCAAATTCAATTAGGAAAACGATTTACAAAGTAATCATGATAGTAAATGTTATATAATGCTTACAGTGTTTATTCTAagcattgtttttattgttttacctATACTTCTTATAG
This Camelus ferus isolate YT-003-E chromosome 17, BCGSAC_Cfer_1.0, whole genome shotgun sequence DNA region includes the following protein-coding sequences:
- the PDE12 gene encoding 2',5'-phosphodiesterase 12 codes for the protein MWRLPGARAALRGVRTAVERHSRAEAATETAAGAMERAVVRCVPSEPKLSLSFALADGSHKNMQRDQSEPLGRALNRIATNALKGHAKAAAVKKSKKNRPNASGGGACAGPGPEPAAASEPVVKLYYREEAVAEDVLNVDAWQDGAVLQIGDVKYKVERNPPAFTELQLPRYIMAGFPVCPKLGVEFGDPTGSLFRWYKETKPRTAEPESGGPSSLSRTSPSHGWTETGVDERVYTPSNADIGLRLKLHCTPGNGQRFGPSRELESVCPVEAGPGTCTFDHRHLYTKKVTDDSLIRTVSYNILADTYAQTEFSRTVLYPYCAPYALELDYRQNLIQKELTGYNADLICLQEVDRNVFTDSLVPALEAFGLEGVFRIKQHEGLATFYRKSKFSLLSQHDIAFHEALQSDPLHKELLEKLVLYPSAQERVFQRSSVLQVSVLQSTKDSSKKICVANTHLYWHPKGGYIRLIQMAVALAHIRHVSCDLYPGIPVIFCGDFNSTPSTGMYHFVINGNIPEDHEDWTSNGEEERCNMSLTHFFKLKSACGEPAYTNYVGGFHGCLDYVFIDLNALEVEQVIPLPSHEEVTTHQALPSVSHPSDHIALVCDLKWK